From the genome of Nitrososphaera sp., one region includes:
- a CDS encoding glycosyltransferase family 2 protein, which translates to MLDLILISIATFFWLSYVPIAAISVHRIIQNRRIFVEKDLTRVHNDPVIIFQITTRSATKTPVVVRGINSVKSAAARLNYHSYQVCVVSDDPEDIRTLSGMCEVVVVNKQFRTNAVKKGRALQYAVEHRRKNAKASDKYWIFHMDDESYVVPQTLLALLKFIRERRGVAAEGPIFYPLKFESANRMTAIAESIRPFTCYDCVSQMTNPPPLHMHGSNLLVRSDVEDTIEWKFGPTLAEDQMFGYKVYERYGRDSMGWHGGMLLEQPPLNLKDHFFQRRRWVLGTMQNMARFPAWHRFKLMFKSVTYFMGFASAVASVAISINNYAPFLLELPRTNYQFGSALLSFSSNAITSISLESMLQSVVKLGPVDVAVGILLLFTSLVWLSSYQVGLFLNLRHSEVRLAKRLLIHVQTLVLSPIIGLVETFPAFYAMIEYQVRKNSSKKAPVYDFYVIRK; encoded by the coding sequence TTGCTTGACCTGATTCTGATTTCTATCGCGACTTTTTTTTGGCTCTCCTACGTCCCCATCGCAGCCATTTCGGTCCATCGCATAATTCAAAACAGAAGGATATTCGTAGAGAAGGACCTAACTCGGGTCCACAACGACCCTGTGATTATTTTCCAGATTACGACCAGGTCTGCGACAAAAACTCCGGTAGTAGTCCGTGGCATAAACTCGGTAAAGTCCGCGGCAGCCAGGCTCAATTACCACTCGTATCAGGTCTGCGTGGTGTCTGACGACCCGGAAGATATTCGCACGCTATCCGGCATGTGCGAGGTCGTGGTGGTAAACAAGCAATTTCGGACGAATGCCGTCAAGAAGGGACGGGCGCTCCAGTACGCGGTCGAGCATCGCCGAAAGAACGCCAAAGCATCCGACAAGTACTGGATTTTTCACATGGACGATGAAAGCTATGTGGTTCCGCAGACCCTGCTTGCATTACTGAAATTCATCCGCGAACGCAGGGGCGTTGCAGCCGAGGGGCCCATATTCTATCCGCTAAAGTTTGAAAGCGCTAACAGGATGACTGCCATTGCCGAGTCAATCCGTCCTTTCACGTGCTATGACTGCGTGTCACAGATGACCAACCCGCCGCCGTTGCACATGCACGGAAGCAATCTTCTTGTGAGGTCGGATGTTGAGGATACAATCGAGTGGAAGTTCGGCCCAACTCTCGCCGAGGACCAGATGTTCGGCTACAAAGTCTACGAGCGTTACGGCCGGGATTCAATGGGCTGGCACGGCGGAATGCTGCTCGAGCAGCCGCCCCTGAACCTGAAAGACCACTTTTTCCAGCGGAGAAGGTGGGTCCTTGGAACGATGCAGAACATGGCCCGCTTTCCTGCATGGCACAGATTCAAACTGATGTTCAAATCGGTCACTTACTTCATGGGCTTTGCTTCCGCAGTCGCCTCGGTGGCAATTTCAATTAACAATTACGCGCCCTTCCTCCTCGAACTGCCCCGGACCAATTATCAATTCGGCTCTGCACTACTGTCATTTTCCTCAAATGCAATAACTTCGATATCACTGGAATCAATGCTCCAGTCCGTGGTAAAACTAGGGCCCGTGGACGTTGCAGTGGGGATCCTGCTCTTGTTCACTTCGCTGGTCTGGCTATCATCGTACCAGGTCGGGTTATTCCTGAATCTCCGGCATTCTGAAGTGCGTTTGGCAAAGAGGCTTTTGATTCATGTGCAGACTCTTGTTCTGAGTCCCATAATCGGCCTGGTGGAGACGTTTCCCGCATTTTACGCAATGATAGAATACCAGGTGAGGAAGAACAGCTCCAAAAAGGCTCCAGTGTACGACTTTTACGTGATTCGCAAGTAG
- a CDS encoding SRPBCC family protein: MKNFSFTFEVRADLPAVWNFYTDLRHLDVITPKALRLRVVRSSCGHAMVEGADVWLDARPMIFHLRWHTKITLLRPYRYEDEMISGPFKTWKHIHDFRTVEPGVTLVADSGLFELPYGPLGGLFEGYAYSTISKIFQARKQATISALETGNPLEG; encoded by the coding sequence TTGAAGAACTTTTCATTTACCTTTGAAGTTCGCGCGGACCTTCCGGCTGTCTGGAACTTTTACACTGACCTGAGGCACCTGGACGTCATAACACCAAAGGCGCTCAGGCTAAGGGTTGTAAGGTCAAGCTGCGGTCACGCCATGGTCGAGGGGGCGGACGTCTGGCTAGATGCAAGACCTATGATTTTTCATTTGCGATGGCATACAAAAATCACTTTGCTGCGTCCCTACAGGTATGAAGACGAGATGATAAGTGGCCCTTTCAAGACATGGAAACATATCCACGATTTCAGGACGGTCGAGCCCGGTGTCACCCTGGTCGCTGACAGCGGCCTGTTTGAGCTGCCGTATGGCCCGCTCGGAGGGTTATTCGAAGGCTATGCCTACTCTACAATTTCCAAGATATTTCAGGCCCGCAAGCAGGCAACCATTTCGGCCCTTGAAACTGGTAATCCGCTGGAAGGCTAA
- a CDS encoding ribose-phosphate pyrophosphokinase yields the protein MDPPLMVLPGPSSHELAGRIASQLEAPTLPVDVRVFSDGESKVRLGEQPPLSARDKRCVIVQSTHPPVDRNLMLLLMMAQGCRRLGAAEVIAVVPYLGYARQDKSFLPGEVVSIELVADLMQTSGISRLITVDIHSKQAESLFQIPVQAVSAVPQLASSILDMGLKNPVAVSPDTGGVARAKEFARLMQADFGALKKTRDRQTGDVSIDEKIDFDVVGRDVVLVDDMISSGHSIAKAARVLLRNRASAIYAACTHALLMDDATSRMKEAGVSEIIATNSVPNIFERVNLAPLLADAIINYPVINSSMGGRLS from the coding sequence ATGGACCCTCCACTTATGGTCCTGCCCGGACCGTCATCGCACGAGCTGGCCGGCAGGATTGCATCCCAACTCGAGGCCCCGACTTTGCCTGTTGATGTCAGAGTTTTTTCAGACGGGGAGAGCAAGGTCCGGCTGGGCGAGCAGCCCCCGCTTTCGGCACGGGACAAGCGGTGCGTAATAGTCCAGTCCACCCATCCGCCGGTTGACAGAAACCTTATGCTCCTGCTCATGATGGCGCAGGGCTGCAGGCGGCTCGGAGCTGCCGAAGTAATCGCGGTTGTACCTTATCTCGGCTATGCCCGGCAGGACAAGTCTTTCCTGCCCGGAGAGGTGGTCAGTATTGAGCTGGTGGCAGACCTGATGCAAACGTCAGGCATATCGCGGCTGATTACCGTGGATATCCATAGCAAGCAGGCAGAATCTCTTTTCCAGATTCCCGTTCAGGCGGTATCGGCCGTGCCCCAGCTGGCAAGCAGCATCTTGGATATGGGGCTCAAGAATCCCGTTGCTGTTTCGCCGGATACCGGAGGCGTCGCAAGGGCCAAGGAATTTGCCCGGCTGATGCAGGCTGATTTTGGCGCGCTGAAAAAGACTCGCGACAGGCAGACCGGCGACGTCTCCATTGACGAAAAGATAGATTTTGACGTGGTAGGAAGAGACGTGGTACTTGTTGACGACATGATAAGCAGTGGCCACAGCATCGCCAAGGCGGCGCGGGTCCTGCTTCGCAACCGCGCGTCTGCGATTTATGCAGCATGCACGCATGCGCTCTTGATGGACGACGCCACGTCCAGGATGAAGGAGGCCGGCGTTTCTGAAATAATCGCGACCAATTCTGTCCCGAACATTTTTGAGCGAGTAAACCTAGCTCCCTTACTGGCCGATGCCATAATCAATTATCCGGTAATCAACAGCTCGATGGGCGGAAGGCTATCTTGA
- a CDS encoding DUF309 domain-containing protein, with amino-acid sequence MERYMVHLKNVSYSPREAQELLKLASDLVANGVIVRDARVSKKYVEFDVSLPEEASLEAVLRGLENISPVVEFEQVIERHMTKEEAISRAVRLFNDEKYWSAHEALEQVWKNTSGSEKALLNGLILIAAAFVHDEKGEADICRSILSRAAAKFAGISGSYHGLDIDLIKSQVQDILQSGTILRFSI; translated from the coding sequence TTGGAGCGATACATGGTTCATTTGAAGAACGTCTCGTACTCGCCGAGGGAGGCACAGGAACTATTGAAACTGGCGTCGGATCTTGTGGCGAACGGGGTCATTGTTCGCGACGCAAGGGTTTCAAAGAAATACGTAGAGTTTGACGTAAGCCTTCCCGAAGAGGCTTCACTTGAAGCCGTTCTCCGGGGCCTTGAAAATATTTCACCGGTTGTGGAATTTGAACAGGTAATCGAACGCCACATGACAAAGGAAGAGGCTATTTCAAGGGCAGTCCGCCTATTTAATGACGAAAAGTACTGGAGCGCCCACGAGGCATTGGAACAAGTCTGGAAGAATACGTCCGGTAGCGAGAAGGCGCTTCTCAACGGATTAATATTGATTGCAGCGGCCTTTGTCCACGACGAGAAAGGCGAGGCAGATATCTGCAGGTCCATACTGTCGAGGGCTGCGGCCAAGTTTGCCGGGATATCAGGGTCGTACCACGGACTAGATATTGATTTGATAAAGTCGCAGGTCCAGGATATCCTTCAGTCAGGGACCATACTCAGGTTTTCAATCTGA
- the rnz gene encoding ribonuclease Z → MVNLTITFLGTSSAVPTPERGLSSIAITRGSELLLFDTGEGMQRNFIKAGLGMNRKMKVFISHMHSDHCIGLLGLMQTMSLQGRTNPLDVYGQPALREFIVENMRIIRFGLGFDVNVHTIEKEGVIATEPDYRISCQSASHSIPALSFCLEEFERPGVFRVERAKELALPEGELYSRLQRGEDVEYQGRKVRSADMLGPPRRGRKICISGDTRPTDELAAFFDAADVLVHESTYSTEKQDKAIEYFHSTAREAAAIAKRANVKKLFLTHFSARYDETELLLKEALSVHPDVTAADDLMEVTVPYSE, encoded by the coding sequence ATGGTAAACCTGACAATCACCTTCCTGGGAACGTCATCGGCTGTTCCAACGCCGGAACGCGGCCTCTCTTCCATCGCGATAACGCGGGGAAGCGAATTGCTGCTTTTTGACACCGGCGAGGGCATGCAGCGGAACTTCATAAAGGCCGGACTTGGAATGAACCGCAAAATGAAGGTCTTTATCAGTCACATGCATTCAGACCACTGCATAGGGCTGCTTGGTCTCATGCAGACCATGTCGCTGCAGGGCCGCACAAATCCACTTGATGTTTACGGCCAGCCGGCTCTGAGGGAGTTTATAGTAGAGAACATGAGGATAATCCGTTTTGGACTGGGGTTTGACGTCAATGTACATACAATAGAAAAAGAGGGCGTCATCGCGACCGAGCCGGATTACAGGATATCATGCCAAAGCGCGTCGCATTCAATTCCTGCACTTTCATTTTGTTTGGAAGAATTCGAACGGCCGGGAGTCTTCAGGGTCGAAAGGGCCAAGGAGCTCGCCCTGCCTGAGGGCGAGCTGTATTCCAGGCTCCAGCGCGGCGAGGACGTCGAGTATCAGGGAAGGAAAGTAAGGTCGGCTGACATGCTCGGTCCGCCCAGGCGAGGCAGGAAGATCTGCATTTCAGGAGACACAAGGCCCACCGATGAGCTGGCCGCTTTTTTCGATGCCGCTGACGTCCTTGTTCACGAGTCTACTTACAGCACCGAAAAGCAGGACAAGGCGATAGAATACTTTCACTCGACAGCCCGCGAGGCCGCAGCAATCGCCAAGAGAGCGAACGTCAAGAAATTGTTTCTCACTCACTTTAGCGCACGCTACGACGAAACGGAACTGCTTCTGAAGGAGGCGCTGTCAGTCCATCCAGACGTAACTGCTGCAGATGACTTGATGGAAGTCACCGTGCCCTACAGCGAATAG
- a CDS encoding multicopper oxidase domain-containing protein, with translation MNKAILAGLAAGVLVVGLLLSPLLSGSSLSNATAQSMMGGTRHVTLIAIEKQVQVAPDNILHPGGIMYNAMTFNGTIPGPVISVDQGDKVMITLINQGKNIHSLDFHAGVGPTHALSGSVKPNQSKTWELDAVSAGAFLYHCGADGLNGVWEHMANGMYGGIVVHPRYEKPAKEFYMVFSDLYNTADQGLFKGTNGVVGSFDVGKLVNEQPDLILTNGMAHKYVPSIGTVSKITLNKNATVFKVKPGELTRWYVVNPGTDSYVAFHFIAGQLDVKDGSVMNRYGTIVRNDETWTIPPGSASVIEATFPDPGVYVGVDHNMSHVLKGAAFAVVADPASTDGDQPDGTRPSSMSENMKMAGMSMSG, from the coding sequence ATGAACAAGGCAATCCTTGCAGGACTGGCTGCCGGCGTTCTCGTAGTAGGACTACTTTTGAGCCCACTTCTTTCGGGTTCCTCGCTATCGAATGCCACTGCTCAGTCTATGATGGGCGGAACTAGGCACGTAACGCTGATCGCAATTGAGAAACAAGTGCAGGTAGCTCCAGATAACATTCTGCACCCTGGCGGCATCATGTACAACGCCATGACTTTTAATGGCACAATCCCGGGTCCGGTAATCTCTGTGGACCAAGGCGACAAGGTCATGATCACCCTGATAAACCAGGGCAAGAACATTCACAGTCTTGACTTCCACGCAGGCGTCGGTCCAACTCATGCTCTCTCTGGCTCTGTAAAGCCAAATCAGAGCAAGACATGGGAACTTGATGCAGTAAGCGCAGGAGCATTCCTATATCACTGCGGTGCTGACGGCCTCAACGGCGTATGGGAGCACATGGCAAACGGCATGTATGGCGGAATCGTAGTGCACCCACGGTACGAAAAGCCAGCAAAGGAATTCTACATGGTATTCAGTGACCTCTACAACACTGCAGACCAGGGTCTCTTCAAGGGCACAAACGGAGTAGTTGGCTCATTTGACGTAGGCAAACTAGTCAACGAGCAACCAGACCTCATACTGACCAACGGCATGGCACACAAGTACGTACCAAGCATTGGAACAGTGTCCAAGATTACACTGAACAAGAATGCGACAGTCTTCAAAGTCAAGCCGGGTGAACTGACAAGATGGTATGTCGTCAACCCAGGTACAGACAGCTATGTCGCGTTCCACTTCATCGCAGGCCAACTTGATGTCAAGGACGGCTCTGTCATGAACCGCTATGGTACAATCGTAAGGAACGACGAGACATGGACCATTCCACCAGGCTCCGCATCAGTAATCGAGGCAACATTCCCAGATCCGGGCGTGTACGTAGGTGTTGACCACAACATGTCGCACGTGCTCAAGGGCGCTGCGTTTGCTGTAGTGGCCGACCCAGCTTCAACCGATGGCGACCAGCCAGACGGGACCAGACCATCCTCAATGTCTGAAAACATGAAGATGGCTGGCATGTCGATGAGCGGCTAA
- a CDS encoding DUF99 family protein, with amino-acid sequence MSLYQAKLRIENSKRLHLEKKGIRVFAVAESCARGRAHSALAGIVMRKDWVIDGVVLGKATREGLDATDVILSMYQALDRTDINFVMLDGLIISMYNIIEPARIVSSARIPVVAVTFRPSKGLEKIIRDRFPDSDRRLEIYHTLGVRDKITLDTGKQVYIRYWGLDLKQAQKVTNRFNLQGALPEPIRVAKLVARSYSHALK; translated from the coding sequence ATATCGCTTTATCAAGCTAAACTTCGCATCGAGAACAGCAAGCGGCTTCACCTTGAAAAGAAGGGCATCAGGGTTTTTGCAGTAGCTGAAAGTTGTGCCCGGGGAAGAGCACACTCTGCGCTTGCTGGCATTGTGATGCGTAAGGACTGGGTAATAGATGGCGTTGTTCTTGGCAAAGCGACTCGGGAAGGACTCGATGCCACCGATGTTATCTTGTCAATGTACCAAGCGCTAGATAGGACCGACATTAATTTCGTAATGCTTGACGGGCTGATAATCAGCATGTACAACATTATTGAGCCAGCGCGAATCGTATCAAGCGCCAGAATTCCGGTTGTAGCAGTCACCTTTAGACCCTCAAAGGGACTCGAGAAAATCATACGCGACAGATTTCCCGATTCGGACAGGCGGCTTGAAATTTACCACACCCTTGGCGTGCGCGATAAAATCACTCTTGACACTGGAAAGCAGGTCTACATCCGCTACTGGGGCCTTGACCTGAAACAGGCACAAAAAGTCACAAACAGATTCAACCTCCAAGGCGCCCTACCAGAGCCAATAAGAGTTGCAAAACTCGTCGCGCGCTCGTATTCCCATGCTTTAAAATAG
- a CDS encoding NAD(P)-dependent glycerol-1-phosphate dehydrogenase has protein sequence MESSPVHLMELPRKILIGDGVVSQAGSFVRSIESGVRNIAIISGRTVKSRAGAQLEQSLASESLSCSWYIVTDASMDTVLKLREKIGDGNAPDIVIGFGGGRSVDIAKMTAFKISRPFVSVPTSASHDGISSPFVSVRGTDKPHSIKANTPIGVLADTTLLSQAPPRLLAGGCGDLVAKLTAVKDWELARDSVGEYFGSYAANLASMSAEIILDNADRIVDRQGFGIRTVVEALISAGVAACIAGSSRPCSGAEHLFSHALEYVVGAECGLHGERVGLGTIMMAKLHGLDWQKIVNALQKVGAPVRARDIGIGDEQVVKSLVAAQGLRPERYTILAREKIDSSAARQLAHSVGVI, from the coding sequence GGAGTCGTGTCACAGGCAGGCTCTTTTGTACGCTCGATTGAGTCTGGCGTCCGGAACATTGCGATAATTTCAGGAAGAACCGTAAAATCGAGGGCAGGGGCGCAGCTGGAGCAGTCGCTCGCAAGCGAGTCGCTTTCATGCTCATGGTACATAGTAACCGATGCGTCGATGGATACGGTGCTGAAGCTGCGGGAAAAAATAGGCGATGGCAACGCGCCCGACATCGTAATTGGGTTTGGTGGCGGACGCTCGGTGGACATTGCAAAAATGACCGCCTTCAAAATCTCAAGACCGTTTGTCAGCGTCCCTACCTCGGCTTCGCACGATGGCATTTCAAGCCCCTTTGTCTCTGTACGGGGCACAGACAAACCACATTCCATAAAGGCAAACACGCCCATAGGGGTGCTGGCAGACACGACGCTCCTTTCGCAAGCTCCTCCAAGGCTGCTTGCCGGGGGGTGCGGCGACCTGGTTGCCAAGCTTACGGCGGTGAAGGACTGGGAACTTGCGCGTGACAGCGTAGGAGAGTATTTTGGAAGTTACGCCGCGAATCTTGCTTCCATGAGCGCAGAGATCATTCTCGACAATGCCGACAGAATTGTTGACAGGCAGGGATTTGGTATCCGGACTGTGGTAGAGGCCTTGATTTCTGCAGGCGTGGCGGCATGTATCGCAGGTAGTAGTAGGCCTTGCTCCGGCGCGGAGCACCTATTCAGCCACGCGCTCGAATACGTTGTGGGCGCGGAATGCGGCCTTCATGGCGAAAGAGTTGGCCTTGGCACAATCATGATGGCAAAGTTGCACGGCCTTGACTGGCAGAAGATAGTAAATGCGCTTCAGAAAGTCGGAGCCCCTGTCAGGGCAAGAGATATAGGAATTGGCGACGAGCAGGTTGTAAAATCACTAGTCGCTGCCCAGGGTCTGCGACCGGAGCGCTATACCATCCTCGCTAGAGAAAAAATAGACTCTAGCGCGGCAAGACAGCTGGCGCACTCGGTCGGTGTAATTTAG
- a CDS encoding CFI-box-CTERM domain-containing protein, producing the protein MAQFQFVPASAEGAQVQSLQLMNKSSFVDESKILHVYADIKNNLQVSRKNIVVTANFFDRSGARIGSSNTSSALSQLDPGDVSPVEIQLLSTGNASRVANYTLTVSSDPAQSPLANLLRVLSSDSRLDLLGTFYVNLVAQNQANVTATDALAVATLYDKDGNVIAIGKALAESVPGSADIPANTTGAFGIAVTEKSQTYKAVRYTVVLQSDQFKSSPVDLDAKSGSYSVTPAPGKTVPRCLIATAAFGSDFAPQVQTLREFRDDIALRTFAGSNFMLVFNQWYYSFSPAVADYERSAPWMQQSVRIAIQPLLFALEISRGIDISVQGYASPELAIIVSGLAASLLIGALYLAPVAASIALATRCRPGPRSGLVIRTVLIASCSGAAAVLFGVLFSNPFLAMLGSSILVISALSASPVAAYRYVRLKT; encoded by the coding sequence TTGGCACAATTTCAATTCGTGCCGGCGAGTGCCGAGGGCGCACAGGTTCAGTCTCTGCAACTAATGAACAAGTCATCGTTTGTTGATGAAAGCAAAATCCTGCACGTCTACGCGGATATCAAGAACAATCTGCAGGTGTCTCGCAAGAATATTGTCGTGACAGCGAATTTTTTTGACAGGTCAGGGGCCAGAATCGGGTCGAGCAACACGTCATCCGCACTGAGCCAGTTGGACCCCGGTGACGTGTCCCCGGTTGAGATTCAGCTATTGAGCACCGGCAACGCATCGCGAGTCGCAAACTACACCCTGACCGTTTCATCAGATCCCGCGCAGTCTCCGCTTGCGAACCTGCTCAGAGTTCTTTCATCTGATTCAAGGCTGGATCTCTTGGGTACGTTTTACGTCAACCTGGTTGCGCAGAACCAGGCGAACGTGACTGCAACCGATGCGCTGGCAGTTGCGACCCTGTATGACAAGGATGGCAACGTGATTGCAATTGGCAAGGCCCTTGCCGAGTCTGTGCCTGGCAGCGCCGACATACCAGCGAATACCACAGGCGCGTTTGGCATAGCCGTAACGGAGAAATCGCAGACTTACAAGGCGGTCCGCTATACAGTGGTTCTGCAGTCGGATCAGTTCAAGTCCTCTCCTGTTGACCTGGATGCAAAATCTGGTTCCTACAGCGTTACCCCTGCACCTGGCAAAACCGTACCTAGGTGCCTGATAGCTACCGCTGCGTTTGGAAGCGACTTTGCGCCGCAGGTACAGACGCTCAGAGAATTTCGAGATGACATCGCGCTTAGAACTTTTGCAGGCAGTAATTTCATGCTGGTCTTCAACCAGTGGTATTACTCATTCAGCCCTGCTGTCGCGGATTATGAGAGATCTGCCCCATGGATGCAGCAGTCTGTCCGTATTGCAATTCAGCCGCTGCTCTTTGCCCTTGAGATCAGCAGGGGCATTGACATCAGCGTACAGGGTTATGCGTCGCCGGAACTTGCGATAATTGTCAGCGGTTTGGCTGCCTCTTTGCTCATAGGAGCCCTCTATTTAGCGCCGGTTGCCGCCTCGATCGCACTTGCAACGCGATGCCGACCGGGCCCGAGGTCAGGGCTTGTCATTAGAACCGTGCTAATTGCCTCTTGCTCAGGTGCAGCCGCCGTTCTATTCGGAGTGCTATTTTCGAATCCGTTTCTTGCTATGTTGGGCTCGTCTATCCTTGTTATCAGCGCCCTGAGTGCGAGTCCGGTGGCGGCTTACCGATATGTCAGATTGAAAACCTGA
- a CDS encoding EF-Tu/IF-2/RF-3 family GTPase produces the protein MNSVNFVLLGDSSLGAQLGKKGTATDLVIYDRKTADTVYTWTSPVTYPDKIQPLMQAVSIGEYAILNVDKLDKFLGEQVMSLDAAGPRAGFVLHGYSVDREKLKSLLKSTEISNYEFLDNIDSLKAEMAALKPIAGAGKAVVVIDHAFDVKGVGTVALGVVRKGAIKAYDNLVLLPSGKSAMIKSIQMHDDPVQEASSPARVGLALKGVTADEISRGDVLAQPEGAEPGVKASGNSISIDFVKSPFFKGDLPDTHTYLISVGAQIRSAKIKHTGVKGEKGELLEISIEKPIAVESAQNCVLLKPDSPSTRIVGRGPIR, from the coding sequence TTGAACAGCGTTAACTTTGTCTTGCTTGGCGACTCTTCCCTAGGCGCCCAATTAGGAAAAAAGGGGACAGCCACTGACCTTGTCATTTATGATAGGAAAACTGCTGATACCGTTTACACATGGACGTCTCCGGTCACCTATCCTGACAAGATTCAGCCGCTGATGCAGGCCGTTAGCATCGGCGAATATGCCATTTTAAACGTCGACAAGCTCGACAAGTTTCTAGGCGAACAAGTGATGTCACTTGACGCTGCTGGTCCTAGGGCCGGATTCGTCCTCCACGGATACTCAGTTGACAGAGAAAAACTGAAGAGTTTACTCAAGTCTACCGAGATTTCAAACTACGAGTTTCTCGACAACATTGACTCGCTAAAAGCGGAGATGGCGGCGCTCAAGCCCATCGCGGGAGCGGGCAAAGCAGTGGTTGTGATTGACCACGCATTCGACGTAAAGGGCGTGGGTACCGTAGCATTGGGAGTCGTAAGGAAAGGAGCCATCAAGGCGTACGACAATCTTGTGCTGCTACCCTCTGGCAAGAGCGCGATGATAAAATCGATACAAATGCACGACGACCCTGTCCAGGAAGCGTCAAGTCCTGCCCGCGTCGGACTCGCTCTTAAGGGGGTAACTGCAGACGAAATCTCTCGGGGCGATGTGCTGGCGCAACCAGAAGGTGCCGAGCCAGGCGTCAAGGCGTCTGGAAATTCTATATCAATAGATTTCGTCAAGAGCCCTTTTTTTAAGGGAGACCTTCCTGATACTCATACTTATTTGATATCCGTAGGGGCGCAAATCCGCTCTGCGAAGATCAAGCATACGGGCGTGAAAGGAGAAAAAGGCGAACTGCTTGAAATTTCAATTGAGAAGCCTATTGCTGTCGAGTCTGCGCAGAACTGCGTATTGCTAAAGCCCGACAGTCCGTCAACAAGGATTGTGGGCCGTGGCCCGATTCGCTAG
- the tfb gene encoding transcription initiation factor IIB (stabilizes TBP binding to an archaeal box-A promoter; responsible for recruiting RNA polymerase II to the pre-initiation complex): protein MDAADQQIQSDRPGLELGGRKGDSPACDHCGNQAIILDTSSYEFVCSSCGCVSEKHEDVQSTAEAFASPEYGDRSRTGMPDSLAVYHRGLSTLIGLDDTDARGKSLEPAQRLNMQRLRTWNNRSQLNDSISRNLEKALKFLTNFGDKLYLSQAVMESAAYIYRKAAGKRLAKGRSTLGLVGASLYAACRETATPKTIADIAGVCNLTSKDVMSHYKLILRELSLQMPVLNGPDYVTLIANRLRLSEKTKREALGIYARVQQNGISLGKNPRALAGAVIYLASQNCNEFLRQVEICQVADISTVSLRKRCKEIKGALGI, encoded by the coding sequence ATGGATGCAGCTGACCAACAAATACAATCAGACAGGCCCGGACTGGAGCTTGGCGGACGGAAAGGCGACAGTCCCGCTTGCGATCACTGCGGCAATCAGGCAATAATACTTGACACCTCATCTTACGAATTTGTATGCTCATCATGTGGTTGCGTTTCCGAAAAGCATGAAGACGTGCAGAGCACTGCCGAGGCTTTTGCTTCGCCCGAGTATGGGGACAGGTCAAGGACGGGAATGCCGGATTCTCTGGCAGTGTACCACAGGGGCCTTTCGACGCTCATTGGCCTGGACGATACCGACGCGCGCGGAAAATCACTCGAACCCGCGCAGCGGCTCAACATGCAGAGGCTCCGGACCTGGAATAACAGGTCCCAGCTGAACGATTCAATTTCGCGCAACCTGGAAAAGGCGCTCAAGTTCCTCACGAACTTTGGCGACAAGCTGTATCTCAGCCAAGCGGTAATGGAAAGCGCTGCATACATCTATAGAAAGGCCGCCGGCAAAAGGCTGGCCAAGGGCAGGTCGACTCTCGGCCTGGTCGGAGCCTCGCTTTATGCAGCCTGCCGCGAAACTGCCACACCCAAGACCATTGCGGATATTGCGGGGGTCTGCAACCTTACCAGCAAGGACGTGATGTCGCATTACAAGCTGATACTGAGGGAGCTGTCGCTTCAGATGCCTGTCCTAAACGGGCCGGATTACGTCACGCTTATTGCAAACCGTCTGCGTCTGTCAGAGAAGACAAAGAGGGAAGCGCTGGGCATCTACGCTCGGGTGCAGCAAAACGGAATTTCTCTTGGAAAGAATCCACGGGCTTTGGCAGGGGCCGTGATTTACCTTGCATCACAGAACTGCAACGAATTCTTGCGGCAGGTTGAAATCTGTCAGGTTGCCGACATTTCAACTGTGTCGCTCCGCAAGCGCTGCAAGGAAATCAAAGGGGCACTAGGTATCTAG